A portion of the Vibrio coralliirubri genome contains these proteins:
- the bioH gene encoding pimeloyl-ACP methyl ester esterase BioH: MSDALYWHVSGQGPDLVLVHGWGMNGAVWQQTVNALQADFRVHVVDLPGYGHSAHCHAQDLEEIAQQLLAEAPKQAIWVGWSLGGLVATHMALHHSDYVSKLVTVASSPKFAAAKEPVLWRGIQPNVLTAFTEQLVEDFQTTIERFMALQAMGSPSARQDVKQLKQAVLSRPLPNPDSLLAGLKMLSDVDLREQLPEISVPMLRLYGRLDGLVPIKVAKDLGNALPHTEQYIFTQSSHAPFMTEADAFCSELVSFAQK; this comes from the coding sequence ATGAGTGACGCGTTATATTGGCATGTTTCTGGGCAAGGGCCTGATTTAGTACTGGTTCACGGCTGGGGAATGAACGGTGCGGTATGGCAACAAACCGTTAATGCATTACAAGCTGATTTTCGAGTGCATGTTGTCGATTTACCAGGGTATGGACACAGCGCGCACTGCCACGCTCAAGATCTTGAAGAGATTGCTCAGCAACTGTTGGCCGAAGCACCAAAGCAAGCGATTTGGGTAGGTTGGTCACTTGGAGGTTTGGTCGCAACGCACATGGCTCTCCATCACTCAGATTACGTGAGCAAGCTGGTGACTGTCGCCAGTTCTCCTAAATTCGCTGCCGCAAAAGAGCCAGTATTATGGCGAGGCATTCAGCCTAACGTATTAACCGCATTCACCGAACAACTGGTTGAAGATTTCCAAACCACCATCGAACGCTTTATGGCATTGCAAGCCATGGGCAGCCCTTCAGCAAGACAAGATGTAAAACAACTCAAGCAAGCAGTGCTGTCTCGCCCGTTGCCGAATCCTGACTCATTATTGGCAGGATTAAAGATGCTGTCGGATGTTGATCTGCGTGAACAACTGCCTGAGATTTCAGTGCCAATGCTGCGCTTGTATGGTCGATTAGATGGATTGGTGCCAATCAAGGTTGCAAAAGACTTGGGGAATGCTCTGCCTCATACTGAGCAATACATTTTCACTCAGTCTTCGCATGCACCGTTTATGACCGAAGCCGATGCCTTTTGCAGTGAGCTTGTCAGCTTCGCACAAAAATAA
- a CDS encoding ComF family protein: MLSDWLQKHTPRLVTPQCHLCKLDKLPSDKHPRWCNSCLKLFEPVPRCQRCGLKTVTTVEQCGECLSKPPPWHRLYCVGDYTFPTAGYIQQMKYADKFWFARDLSKLLASRIEHPAPLITSVPLHWRRYTHRGFNQSQLLANYTAQELGVKSDVLFRRIRSTASQQGLTKSARLHNLKSAFALRKQDFQGTIPSHLAIIDDVVTTGSTVYQLCQLLLEVGVKRIDIYCICRTPEPSG, translated from the coding sequence ATGTTATCCGATTGGCTACAAAAACACACACCACGTCTGGTCACACCTCAATGCCACCTGTGCAAACTCGATAAACTGCCCAGTGATAAACACCCTCGATGGTGCAATTCTTGTCTCAAACTCTTTGAGCCAGTGCCACGCTGTCAGCGATGTGGCTTAAAAACAGTCACCACTGTCGAACAATGTGGCGAGTGCTTATCAAAACCACCACCGTGGCATCGCCTCTACTGTGTCGGCGACTACACCTTCCCTACAGCAGGTTATATTCAGCAAATGAAGTACGCTGATAAGTTTTGGTTTGCACGTGATCTATCTAAGCTATTGGCATCACGTATCGAACACCCTGCTCCGCTGATCACCAGCGTGCCCCTGCATTGGCGCCGATACACTCATCGCGGCTTTAATCAAAGTCAGCTGCTAGCCAATTACACGGCTCAAGAGCTTGGCGTTAAAAGTGATGTGTTATTTCGTCGAATTCGCTCAACTGCTTCGCAGCAGGGGCTGACTAAATCCGCACGATTACACAATCTAAAGAGTGCTTTTGCGCTGCGAAAACAAGACTTTCAAGGAACTATCCCCTCTCACCTCGCGATAATTGATGATGTTGTAACCACTGGCAGTACTGTGTATCAATTATGCCAATTACTACTTGAAGTGGGCGTTAAAAGGATTGATATTTACTGCATCTGCCGCACTCCTGAGCCCTCTGGATAA
- the nfuA gene encoding Fe-S biogenesis protein NfuA, whose protein sequence is MSNITITETAQTHFANLLSQQPEGTNIRVFVVNPGTQNAECGVSYCPTDAIEASDTKLSFEAFSAYVDELSLPFLDEAEIDFVTDKMGSQLTLKAPNAKMRKVSDDAPLVERVEYAIQTQVNPQLAGHGGHVSLVEITEDGAAIVAFGGGCNGCSMVDVTLKEGIEKELLQQFEGELTAVRDATEHDRGEHSYY, encoded by the coding sequence GTGTCAAATATTACTATTACAGAAACAGCTCAAACTCACTTTGCCAATCTGCTGTCACAGCAGCCTGAAGGTACAAACATTCGTGTGTTCGTGGTAAATCCAGGCACACAAAACGCTGAGTGTGGTGTTTCTTACTGCCCAACAGATGCTATCGAAGCGTCTGATACAAAGCTTTCTTTCGAAGCATTCTCTGCATACGTAGATGAGCTAAGCCTACCATTCCTAGACGAAGCTGAGATTGACTTCGTGACTGACAAAATGGGCTCTCAACTAACGCTTAAAGCACCAAACGCTAAAATGCGTAAAGTATCTGATGATGCGCCACTTGTAGAACGCGTTGAATACGCAATCCAAACACAGGTTAACCCACAGCTTGCTGGTCACGGTGGTCACGTTAGCTTGGTTGAAATCACTGAAGACGGCGCTGCTATCGTTGCATTCGGTGGCGGCTGTAACGGTTGTTCTATGGTTGATGTAACGCTAAAAGAAGGCATCGAGAAAGAACTTCTTCAACAATTCGAAGGTGAACTGACTGCTGTTCGTGATGCAACTGAGCACGATCGTGGTGAGCACTCTTACTACTAA
- the nudE gene encoding ADP compounds hydrolase NudE — translation MTKRTKPEILAQQTVAQSKLFSIESLDLRFSNGEQRTYERMKPSGRNAVMMVPITEQGDILLVREYAAGTERYELGFPKGLIDPGEQPNEAAVRELKEEIGFGANKLTPLKEVILAPSYFSSKMTLFIAEELYPEKLEGDEPEPLDIVRWPLAQAEELLTHLDFCEARSITALLLSLRVLNNN, via the coding sequence ATGACAAAAAGGACCAAGCCAGAGATTTTGGCTCAGCAAACTGTCGCTCAATCAAAACTATTCTCTATCGAGTCTCTCGATTTACGCTTTTCAAACGGCGAACAGCGCACTTACGAACGCATGAAGCCTAGCGGCCGCAACGCAGTAATGATGGTTCCGATTACTGAACAAGGCGATATTCTGTTGGTGCGTGAATACGCAGCGGGCACAGAACGCTATGAACTGGGTTTTCCTAAAGGGCTTATCGATCCAGGTGAGCAGCCAAACGAAGCCGCCGTTCGCGAACTTAAAGAAGAAATTGGCTTCGGTGCCAACAAGCTGACTCCGCTGAAGGAAGTGATCCTTGCACCCTCTTACTTCTCTAGCAAAATGACGCTGTTTATCGCAGAAGAGCTCTACCCAGAAAAGCTAGAAGGTGACGAACCAGAGCCACTCGACATTGTGCGCTGGCCACTTGCTCAAGCCGAAGAACTGTTAACACATCTCGATTTCTGTGAGGCTCGTAGTATTACAGCCCTGCTTTTAAGCCTTCGTGTATTAAACAATAACTAG
- the cysQ gene encoding 3'(2'),5'-bisphosphate nucleotidase CysQ — MPITKDLSHLLPSVIEIARSAGQLILEIYEKKDYEEFTKSDDTPVTSADLAAHKLISKKLSELTPDIPVLSEEAADISLEQRSQWDRYWLVDPLDGTQEFIARSGDFATIIALIEHNKPVMGVVYAPVSGVSYYAYSGKGAWKIPDLNDSVKIKTHRHELPNQSIAMAISRRQDINRITSRMSSAWNYDLVPLGSAALKACLVAEGAVDCYLRLGPTGEWDTAATQCIVEEAGGRILSTQLEPLSYNERETLENPNFIVLGDADLPWAEILQGKD, encoded by the coding sequence ATGCCAATAACAAAAGATTTGTCTCACCTCCTACCCTCTGTCATTGAGATTGCTCGCTCTGCTGGCCAACTCATCTTAGAGATCTACGAGAAAAAAGATTACGAAGAGTTCACCAAGAGTGATGACACACCAGTCACCAGTGCCGACCTTGCGGCGCATAAGCTGATCTCGAAAAAACTCAGTGAGCTCACGCCTGATATTCCAGTGTTGTCTGAAGAAGCTGCGGACATCAGCCTAGAGCAACGTTCTCAATGGGATCGCTACTGGTTGGTTGACCCACTGGACGGCACCCAGGAGTTCATCGCACGAAGTGGTGATTTCGCGACAATTATCGCCCTAATCGAACATAACAAGCCAGTAATGGGCGTGGTATACGCACCCGTTTCAGGTGTGAGCTATTACGCTTACAGTGGCAAAGGTGCTTGGAAGATCCCAGACCTTAATGACAGCGTAAAAATCAAAACGCACCGTCACGAGCTGCCAAACCAGTCAATCGCAATGGCGATCAGCCGTCGCCAAGACATCAATCGCATCACTAGCCGTATGAGCTCAGCATGGAATTATGATTTGGTTCCTCTAGGCTCAGCAGCGCTTAAGGCATGTTTAGTCGCAGAAGGTGCTGTGGATTGTTATCTGCGCCTTGGACCAACCGGAGAGTGGGATACAGCAGCAACGCAGTGCATTGTTGAAGAAGCTGGCGGACGTATCTTAAGTACTCAGCTAGAACCGCTTTCGTACAATGAAAGAGAGACACTAGAAAACCCGAACTTCATTGTACTCGGTGATGCAGATTTACCGTGGGCAGAAATTTTGCAAGGTAAAGACTAG
- a CDS encoding type II secretion system protein N: protein MKRGLSFKYGLLFSGIFIVFFSVSLLLHLPASFALKQAPAVRGLSIEGVEGTVWQGSANNLVWQRINYGSVQWDFQFSKLFQAKAELAVRFGRNSDMNLSGKGRVGYSMSGAYAENLVASMPAMNVMKYAPAIPVPVSIGGQVELTIKHAVHAQPWCQSGEGTLAWSGAAVDSPVGSLDLGPVIADITCEDSTIAAKGVQKSEQVDSEFSASLTPNQRYTSAAWFKPGTAFPPAMQSQLKWLGNPDSQGKYQFTYQGRF, encoded by the coding sequence GTGAAACGCGGTTTATCTTTTAAGTATGGCCTGCTCTTCAGTGGCATCTTTATCGTCTTTTTCTCGGTCAGCTTGTTGCTGCACTTGCCGGCTTCTTTTGCTCTCAAGCAGGCTCCTGCTGTGCGCGGTTTGAGTATCGAAGGCGTTGAGGGCACCGTTTGGCAAGGCAGCGCTAACAACCTCGTGTGGCAGCGCATTAATTACGGTTCAGTGCAGTGGGACTTCCAGTTTTCTAAGCTATTTCAAGCCAAAGCAGAACTAGCGGTTCGTTTTGGTCGTAACAGCGACATGAACTTATCAGGTAAAGGGCGTGTCGGGTACAGCATGAGCGGCGCATACGCAGAAAATTTAGTGGCTTCAATGCCTGCTATGAACGTGATGAAATACGCTCCAGCTATTCCAGTACCGGTTTCTATTGGTGGGCAAGTTGAACTGACGATTAAGCATGCGGTTCACGCTCAGCCTTGGTGTCAATCTGGTGAAGGTACACTGGCTTGGTCTGGTGCTGCAGTCGATTCTCCCGTTGGATCGTTAGACCTTGGCCCTGTGATTGCGGACATCACCTGTGAAGACAGCACAATTGCAGCGAAAGGTGTTCAGAAGAGCGAACAGGTAGACAGTGAGTTCTCAGCGAGCCTAACACCTAACCAACGCTACACGTCGGCGGCATGGTTTAAGCCGGGTACGGCATTCCCGCCAGCAATGCAGAGTCAGCTTAAGTGGTTGGGTAACCCTGATAGCCAAGGTAAGTACCAATTTACTTATCAAGGTCGTTTTTAG
- a CDS encoding type II secretion system protein M — translation MRNMIEPLQAWWTSISQREQRLVIGCSILLVVGVVYWGLIQPLSQRAELAQSRIQSEKQLLAWVTNKANEVVELRGSGGISASQPLNQSVPASMRRFNIELIRVQPRGEMLQVWVKPLPFNKFVDWLTYLKEKQGVEVEFMDIDRSDNPGVIDVNRLQFKRG, via the coding sequence ATGAGAAATATGATTGAGCCACTCCAAGCGTGGTGGACTTCAATAAGTCAAAGAGAGCAACGATTAGTTATTGGTTGCTCAATTCTATTGGTGGTCGGTGTCGTTTATTGGGGGCTAATCCAGCCACTCAGTCAGCGAGCTGAACTCGCGCAGAGCCGTATTCAAAGTGAGAAGCAACTACTGGCTTGGGTAACCAATAAAGCCAATGAAGTGGTTGAGCTAAGAGGCAGTGGTGGCATCAGTGCCAGTCAACCTCTGAATCAATCTGTGCCAGCTTCTATGCGTCGCTTTAATATCGAGCTGATACGTGTGCAACCACGTGGCGAGATGCTGCAAGTGTGGGTAAAACCTTTGCCTTTTAATAAGTTCGTTGACTGGCTAACATATCTGAAAGAAAAACAGGGTGTTGAGGTTGAGTTTATGGATATTGATCGCTCTGATAACCCTGGGGTTATTGACGTCAACCGACTACAGTTTAAACGAGGTTAA
- the gspL gene encoding type II secretion system protein GspL has protein sequence MSEFLTVRLSSEPQSPVQWLVWSTSQQEVIASGELSSWEQLDELTPYAEKRSCIALLPGNECLIKRVEIPKGAARQFDSMLPFLLEDEVAQDIEDLHLTILDKDATHATVCGVDREWLKQALDLFREANIIFRKVLPDTLAVPFEEQGISALQIDQHWLLRQGNYQAVSISEAWLPMFLQSDWVVADDEEQATTIFSYTAMPSDDVQQQSGANWQAKPAELVMSLLSQQAITSGVNLLTGTFKTKSSFSKYWRVWQKVAIAACLLVAVIVTQQVLKVQQYEAQAQAYRMESERIFRAVLPGKQRIPTVSYLKRQMNDEAKKYGGSGDGDSLLGWLALLPETLGQVKSIEVESIRYDGNRSEIRLQAKSSDFQHFESARVKLEEKFTVEQGPLNRNGDAVFGSFTLKPHQ, from the coding sequence GTGAGCGAGTTTCTGACCGTTCGACTGAGTAGCGAACCACAAAGCCCTGTGCAGTGGTTAGTTTGGTCGACAAGCCAACAAGAAGTGATAGCAAGTGGCGAACTTTCTAGCTGGGAGCAGCTTGATGAGTTAACGCCTTACGCTGAAAAGCGCAGCTGCATCGCTTTATTGCCGGGAAATGAATGCTTAATTAAGCGTGTTGAGATCCCGAAAGGTGCTGCTCGCCAGTTCGATTCTATGCTGCCGTTTTTATTAGAAGACGAAGTCGCACAAGATATCGAAGACTTACACCTGACTATTTTAGATAAAGACGCAACGCACGCGACAGTGTGTGGTGTCGATCGTGAATGGTTAAAGCAAGCGTTAGACCTGTTTCGCGAAGCCAATATTATCTTCCGTAAGGTGTTGCCAGATACACTGGCCGTGCCTTTTGAAGAGCAAGGCATCAGTGCATTACAGATCGACCAGCATTGGCTCTTACGCCAAGGTAACTATCAAGCCGTATCGATCAGCGAAGCATGGTTACCGATGTTTTTGCAAAGTGATTGGGTTGTTGCTGATGACGAAGAGCAAGCGACGACTATCTTCAGCTACACCGCAATGCCGAGCGATGACGTTCAACAGCAAAGCGGTGCGAATTGGCAAGCAAAGCCTGCTGAATTGGTGATGTCTTTGTTGAGCCAACAAGCGATCACAAGCGGCGTAAATTTACTGACTGGCACCTTTAAAACCAAATCTTCATTCAGTAAATATTGGCGAGTTTGGCAAAAAGTGGCGATTGCTGCTTGTTTGCTAGTGGCTGTGATTGTGACTCAACAAGTGTTGAAGGTTCAGCAATATGAAGCTCAAGCACAAGCCTACCGCATGGAGAGTGAGCGTATCTTTAGAGCTGTGCTGCCTGGTAAACAACGTATTCCGACGGTCAGCTACCTTAAGCGCCAGATGAACGATGAAGCCAAGAAATATGGCGGCTCAGGCGATGGTGATTCTTTATTAGGGTGGTTAGCATTGCTGCCTGAAACCTTAGGTCAGGTGAAGTCAATTGAAGTCGAAAGCATTCGCTACGATGGTAATCGTTCTGAGATTCGACTTCAGGCGAAAAGTTCTGACTTCCAACATTTTGAGAGCGCGAGAGTGAAGCTCGAAGAGAAATTTACCGTCGAACAAGGTCCATTAAACCGTAATGGCGATGCCGTATTTGGCAGCTTTACTCTTAAACCCCATCAATAA
- the gspK gene encoding type II secretion system minor pseudopilin GspK, with protein sequence MTHRTNKLALTRSAMGRKQRGVALIIILMLLAIMATIAGSMSERLFTQFKRVGNQLNYQQAYWYSIGVEALVQDGIRQSYKDSDTVNLSQPWALEEQVYPLDYGQVKGRIVDAQACFNLNALAGVTTTSSNQTPYLITVWQTLLENQDVEPYQAEVIAHSSWEFVDSDTRTTSSAGVEDSTYEAMKPSYLAANGLMADESELRAVYQVTGEVMNKVRPFVCALPSDDFRLNVNTLTEKQAPLLEAMFAPGLSESDAKQLIDKRPFDGWDTVDAFMAEPAIVGVSAEVSKKAKAYLTVDSAYFELDAEVLVEQSRVRIRTLFYSSNRETVTVVRRRFGGISERVSDRSTE encoded by the coding sequence ATGACTCATCGAACTAACAAGCTTGCACTGACAAGGTCTGCTATGGGGCGCAAGCAGCGTGGTGTTGCGCTGATCATTATCCTGATGCTACTGGCGATCATGGCAACCATCGCTGGCAGTATGTCGGAACGCCTGTTTACTCAATTCAAGCGCGTTGGCAATCAATTGAATTACCAACAGGCTTACTGGTACAGCATTGGTGTAGAAGCGCTGGTGCAAGACGGCATTAGGCAAAGCTACAAAGACAGTGATACCGTCAACTTGAGTCAACCATGGGCGTTAGAAGAACAGGTATACCCATTGGATTATGGTCAAGTTAAAGGCCGTATTGTTGATGCTCAGGCATGTTTTAATCTCAATGCGTTGGCTGGTGTGACGACGACTTCAAGTAACCAAACACCTTATTTAATTACGGTTTGGCAAACCTTGCTGGAAAACCAAGATGTTGAGCCTTATCAGGCCGAGGTTATCGCACATTCAAGCTGGGAATTTGTTGATAGTGATACCCGAACCACCTCTTCAGCAGGTGTCGAAGACAGTACTTATGAGGCGATGAAGCCATCTTATTTGGCAGCGAATGGCTTAATGGCCGATGAGTCCGAGCTACGAGCGGTTTATCAAGTCACGGGTGAGGTGATGAATAAGGTTCGCCCCTTTGTTTGTGCTCTGCCGAGTGACGACTTCCGTTTGAACGTGAATACACTCACGGAAAAGCAGGCGCCGTTATTGGAAGCGATGTTTGCCCCCGGCTTAAGTGAATCGGATGCCAAACAGCTGATAGACAAACGCCCATTCGATGGCTGGGATACGGTGGATGCGTTTATGGCTGAACCTGCCATTGTGGGTGTGAGTGCCGAAGTTAGTAAAAAGGCGAAAGCATATTTAACTGTAGATAGCGCCTATTTTGAGCTAGATGCAGAGGTATTAGTTGAGCAGTCACGTGTACGTATACGGACGCTTTTCTATAGTAGTAATCGAGAAACAGTGACGGTAGTACGCCGTCGTTTTGGAGGAATCAGTGAGCGAGTTTCTGACCGTTCGACTGAGTAG
- the gspJ gene encoding type II secretion system minor pseudopilin GspJ encodes MWSIKSVSLAKSKSLSKSMSANKRVPRKQGLPSKGRGFTLIEVLVSIAIFATLSMAAYQVVNQVQRSNELSIERSARLNQLQRSLVILDNDFRQMAVRQFRTNGEEASSKLILIKEYLLDSDSVGIMFTRLGWHNPQQQFPRGEVTKVGYRIKEETLERVWWRYPDTPAGQEGVITPLLDDVESLEFEFYDGSRWGKEWQTDKSLPKAVRLKLTLKDYGEIERIYLTPGGTLDQADDSSNSDSSSSNEGNNDSSN; translated from the coding sequence ATGTGGTCAATTAAAAGCGTGTCGTTAGCTAAGAGCAAGTCGCTAAGTAAGAGCATGTCCGCCAATAAGCGTGTGCCTCGTAAACAAGGTCTACCTTCGAAAGGGAGAGGCTTTACCTTAATTGAGGTTTTAGTCTCGATCGCTATCTTTGCCACGTTAAGTATGGCGGCTTATCAGGTAGTGAATCAGGTTCAGCGCAGCAACGAGCTTTCAATCGAACGCAGTGCTCGTTTAAATCAACTGCAGCGTAGCTTGGTCATTTTAGATAATGATTTTCGCCAGATGGCGGTGCGACAATTTCGTACCAACGGTGAAGAAGCATCATCTAAGCTGATCTTAATTAAAGAGTATTTACTGGATTCCGACAGCGTTGGCATCATGTTTACTCGCCTTGGCTGGCATAACCCACAGCAGCAGTTTCCTCGCGGAGAAGTCACCAAAGTGGGTTACCGCATTAAAGAAGAAACACTTGAGCGTGTGTGGTGGCGTTATCCCGATACCCCTGCAGGCCAAGAGGGTGTGATTACGCCTTTGCTTGATGATGTTGAAAGCTTGGAATTCGAGTTTTATGACGGAAGCCGCTGGGGGAAAGAGTGGCAAACCGACAAATCGCTACCGAAAGCGGTAAGGTTAAAGCTAACCTTGAAAGATTATGGAGAGATAGAGCGTATTTATCTCACCCCAGGTGGCACGCTAGATCAGGCCGATGATTCTTCAAACAGTGACTCTTCAAGTAGTAATGAGGGGAATAATGACTCATCGAACTAA
- the gspI gene encoding type II secretion system minor pseudopilin GspI, whose translation MKRNNRSPSRSRGMPLGSRGMTLLEVLVALAIFATAAISVIRAVTQHINTLSYLEEKTFAAMVVDNQMALVMLHPEKLKKAQGTQELAEREWFWKVTPIDTSDDLLKAFDVSVATSKQASPVVTVRSYVVN comes from the coding sequence ATGAAGAGGAATAACCGTTCTCCTTCTCGTTCTCGTGGTATGCCCCTTGGTTCTCGAGGAATGACGCTGCTTGAGGTATTGGTTGCGCTCGCTATCTTTGCGACTGCGGCGATCAGCGTGATTCGTGCTGTTACGCAGCACATCAATACTCTCAGTTATCTCGAAGAAAAAACCTTCGCTGCTATGGTCGTTGATAATCAAATGGCTTTGGTGATGTTGCATCCTGAGAAGCTAAAAAAAGCGCAGGGCACACAAGAGTTGGCCGAGAGAGAGTGGTTTTGGAAGGTCACGCCAATCGATACTAGCGATGATTTATTAAAGGCGTTTGATGTGAGTGTGGCAACCAGTAAACAAGCTTCTCCAGTGGTCACGGTGCGCAGTTATGTGGTCAATTAA
- the gspH gene encoding type II secretion system minor pseudopilin GspH translates to MKTKQTQPGFTLIEILLVLVLLSVTAVAVIATIPTNSKDVAKKYAQSFYQRVQLLNEEAILSGLDFGVRVDEKKSTYVLMALKSEGWQEVDFEKIPSLTELPEELALSLTLGGGAWEDDDRLFNPGSLFDEDMFADLEEEKKPKPPQIYILSSAEMTPFVLSFYPNTGDTIQDGWRIRVLDNGVIRLLEPGEEYEEE, encoded by the coding sequence GTGAAAACTAAGCAAACACAGCCAGGTTTCACCTTGATTGAAATTCTCTTGGTGTTGGTACTACTGTCAGTAACGGCGGTCGCGGTGATCGCGACCATTCCTACCAATAGCAAAGATGTTGCTAAAAAATACGCTCAAAGCTTTTATCAGCGAGTTCAATTACTCAATGAAGAGGCTATTTTGAGTGGTTTGGATTTTGGCGTTCGTGTTGATGAAAAGAAATCGACCTATGTACTGATGGCGCTTAAGTCTGAAGGCTGGCAAGAAGTCGACTTTGAAAAAATTCCCTCTTTAACTGAACTACCGGAAGAGCTCGCCTTGTCACTGACCTTAGGGGGTGGCGCATGGGAAGACGATGATCGGTTGTTCAACCCAGGAAGCTTGTTTGATGAAGATATGTTTGCTGATCTTGAAGAGGAAAAGAAGCCGAAGCCACCGCAGATCTACATCTTGTCGAGTGCTGAAATGACGCCATTTGTATTGTCGTTTTATCCAAATACCGGAGACACCATACAAGATGGTTGGCGTATTCGAGTATTGGATAATGGTGTCATTCGATTACTAGAGCCGGGAGAAGAATATGAAGAGGAATAA
- the gspG gene encoding type II secretion system major pseudopilin GspG produces MKNKMKKQSGFTLLEVMVVVVILGVLASFVVPNLLGNKEKADQQKAITDIVALENALDMYKLDNSVYPTTDQGLDALVSKPSSPEPRNYRDGGYIKRLPNDPWGNEYQYLSPGDNGTIDIFTLGADGQEGGEGIAADIGNWNMQDFQ; encoded by the coding sequence ATGAAAAATAAAATGAAGAAACAATCAGGCTTTACTCTACTCGAGGTGATGGTTGTTGTGGTTATCCTTGGCGTATTGGCGAGCTTTGTTGTACCTAACCTATTGGGTAATAAAGAGAAGGCAGACCAACAAAAAGCCATCACTGATATCGTGGCGCTAGAGAACGCGCTAGATATGTACAAACTGGATAACAGCGTTTACCCAACAACGGACCAAGGTCTTGATGCATTGGTTTCTAAGCCAAGCAGCCCAGAGCCTCGTAACTACCGCGACGGTGGCTACATCAAGCGTCTGCCAAACGACCCATGGGGTAACGAGTACCAATACCTAAGCCCTGGTGATAACGGCACTATCGATATTTTCACTCTTGGTGCTGATGGCCAAGAAGGCGGTGAAGGTATTGCTGCGGATATCGGCAACTGGAACATGCAGGATTTCCAATAA